One Archangium violaceum genomic window, ATGGAGTTCACCACCGGCCTCAAGGTGAGCCCGCGCGTGGCGCCCCTGTCCACCGTGCGCGCCGCCATCCAGCGCTACTACCACCGGGCCCCCGCGGCTCCGGAGCCCGTCCCCGAGGCGAACGAGGACGACGTCGAGGAGATCATCGTCGGCGAGGAGCTGCCCCCCGGGGAGCACACCCGCCGCGTCTCGCTCGAGGAGCTCATCCAGCAGCGCGAGCAGCAACGGCGCCGCAGGAGGGATCAGTCCCGGCCCTCCGCGGCGAAGCGCGCCGGCGACATCAGCGCCGAGCTGGACTCGCTGTTCGGCGACGTGTTGCCCGCCGCCCCCGTGGCGGAGGACCCGGTGGAGGAGCTGGAACGCAAGTTCTGGGCCCTCATGCGCATCATGGCGCGCAAGGGACTCCTCACCAAGGAGGATTTCACCCGCGAGCTGGACGACGGATCCGAGGGTTGACCCGCAGGTGTGGGCCGGGGGGCGAGATACCCTCACCCCGTCCCTCTCCCGGGGGGAGAGGGTGGGGGGCTCAGTCCGCGAGCGGTAGACGCACGGTGAAGGTCGTGCCCTGGCCCAGCGCGCTCTCCACGCGCAGCTGGCCCCCGTGCTTCTCCACGATGCGCTGCACGATGGAGAGCCCCAGCCCCGTTCCCCTCCCCTCCATCTTCGTGGTGAAGAAGGGCTCGAAGATGCGTGAGAGGTTCGCCGGGTCGATGCCACTACCGGTGTCCTTGACCCACACCACCGCCTCGCGCCCCTCGCGCCGCGTCCGCAGGCATATCTGCCCCCCCGGCTGCATCGCATGGCATGCGTTGGTGATGAGGTTGACGAACACCTGCTCCAGGTTGGCCGGCACCGCCGACAGCGGCGGTAGCTCCCCGTAGTCGCGCTCCACCTTCACCCTGGCCTGCGTCACCACGTGCTCGCAGTAGCCCAGGGCCCTGTCCAGAAGCGCGTTGAGCTGCACCCGCTCCGGCTTGTCCTTCGCCGGCCGCGCGTACGACGTCAGATCCCTCGTGAAGCGGAGGATCCGCTGGCCACTCTCCAGTATCTTCCGCAGCTTCTCCGCGTCCGCCGCCCCCGCGCTCCCCATCATCATGGCGCGTTGCAGCAGCGACTCCGCGCTCATCACCACGGCCGTCATCGGGTTGTTGATTTCATGCGCCACGCTCGCCGCGAGCTGCCCCATGGAGGCCAGCTTCTCCGCGTGGATGACCCGCTGCTCCAGCTGCTCCACCACCGTGACGTCCTGCCCGATGGCCATGACACCCTCCACCTCCCCCTGGGAGGTGAGCGCCGAGGAGGTGGCGAACGAGACGCGCGCCTCGCCCGTGCGCGTGAGCAGCCGCAGCTCGAAGTTGGGCACCGGCTCGCCCCGCAGGGCCGCCGCCAGCACCGAGGCCAGCCGCAGGTGCTCGTCCTCGGGCACCAGCGTGAAGACGTCCTGCCCCAGCACCTCTTCCTTGGCGAAGCCCGTGAGGCGGCTGATGGCCTGGTTGAAGACGACCACCTTCTTGTCCCGGTTGGCCACCAGGATGAGCGCGTTGGCCTTCTCCAGCAGCTCCTCCAGGTACTTGCGCACGAACGTCAGCTCGTCGATGAGCTTGGCGTTCTTCACCGCCACCGCCACCTGGTTGGCCAGCTGCACCAGCACCCGCTCGTCCTGCGCCAGGTCCACGTCCTCGCGCAGCGTGGCGGGGTACTCCAGGTTGATGACGCCGTAGAGCTGCCCGCTGGCCACCAGCGGCGCGCTCACCCCACCCGTGCTGCTCTCGAAGAGCAGCGGCACCTGCGCGGCCACCACCACCCTGCCCTCCGGGATGGCGTCCGCCGAAAGGTGCAGCTTGCCCACCGCGCTGCGCTTGAGCACCAGCGGCTCGCGTGAGCCCTCCTTCAGCCGGCCCTCGGCATAGAGGCTCGTCAGCACGCCGGTGCGCGCGTCGATGATGCGGATGCAGAAGGTCCGCCCGGGGAACAGCTCCTTCACCCCGCGGGCCACCGCCGCCACCAGCTCCTCCTCGCTGCCCGCCTCGGCGACGCTGCGGCCCAGGTCCAACAGCACACCCTCGGTGCGCGCCTGCTCCAGCAGCGCCTGCTCCACCACCACCAGCTGGCCGCGCATCAGCTCCGACTCGCGCCGACCCACCACCGAGACACACGCCCCCCGCCGCGCCAGCTCCATCACCACCACGCCCCCCTGCGGCAGCGGCACCTCCACCACGCACGAGGCCCCGTCGTCGGGAACCCGCGCCCCCGACAGCGACTCCATCATCTGCTCCACCGTCAGCCCATGGTCGAAGCAGAAACGCGCGAAGGCGGTGTTGCCCAGCTGCAGCCGCAGCCCCGTGTCGCAAAGCGCCGAGGGCAGCTCCACCGTTTCGAAGAAGGCTCGGAAGTCCTCGGCCGAGGGCCCCTCGGGCAAGGACACGCGACGCGACTCAGTCGTCATGGGAGCTGGCTTTGTCGAGGTCCAGGATCTGCTGGGACCCCATGTAGGCTTTCGTCTCGTAACGGGTGATACGACCAATCTTCCGGACGATCTCCGCCATGCGCTCGGCCTCACGGTAGATGATGTCCACGGGCTTGTAGGACGAGTCCTCCTCCTTGAGCCTGCGCTTGAGCAACTCCGCGTAGCCCATCACCGAGGTGAGGGGCTGGTTGAGCTCGTGGGCGGCGGTGCCGGCCAGCGCGACGATGACGGCGTTCTTCTCGCTCTCCTCCAGGCGGTTCTCCACGTCCGACAGCTTGCGCTCCAGCTCCATGCGGTCGCGCAGGTCCGTGAAGATGCCCACACTGGCCACCTCGCGGCCTCCCTCGTAGATGATGGAGGCCGTCATGTTCACCGGCACCAGCTGTCCCAGCCGGTTGACGACGTCCTGGCGGCACACCGACAGCCGGCCGCGCCCGCCGAAGTCCGGACTGCGCAGCTGACGCATGATGCCGCGAGCCACCCCGGGCGGGTAGAGCTGGTTCACGTGCATGCCGCCCAGCGCCTGCTGCGCGGTGTAGCCGAAGAGGGCCTCGGCTCCCTTGTTGAAGAGGATGACGTGGCCCCTCATGTCCGCGGAGACGATGGCGTCCACCGAGGAGTCGATGAGCCGCTCCAGGAAGTCCTTGGTGTGGTGCAGCTCGTCGGCCAACTGGCGCGCCTGCGTCACGTCCCGGAAGGAGAGGATGATGGCACGGCGGCCATCCTCCAGCGGGGCCGCGGAGAAGCTCAACGTGAGACGCCGGCCCCCGGGGGCGCGCACCATCATGTCCACGTCCGAGCGGGACTCGCCGCGCCGGGCCGCCGTCACCAACTCCATCAGCACCGTCTCGTCCAGCGGGTGCGTCACCTCCACCAGGTGGCGGCCATACGCGGACTCGGAGGGCGTCTCCAGGATGGACTCGCCCGCGGGGTTGAGGCTGAGCACGCACGCCCGGTCATCGAGGATGGCCACGCCCTCGCGCACGTTGGCGAAGAAGAGGTGGTACGTCTCCAGCGAGGCGGCCTTGGCCTCGGCGGCGATGCGCGCCGACATCTCGCGCTCGGTCTGCCCACGCACCGACTGCAGCAACGAGGCGTTGCGCAGCGCCACCGCCGTGGCGTGCGCCACCGTGTTGAGGAAGTCGAGCTCGTGCGGGGCGAAGGTGCGCCGGTCTCCTCCCGAGGCGCGCAGCAGCAGCACCCCGCGCACCTCGCCCCGGATGTGCAGGGGCAGCGCCGCGAGCGTGTGGATGCCCCGCGCGGCCACCTCGTTCTGCACGCCCTCCAGCAGCGGGTGGTTGGAGGCGTCCTCCACGACGACGGACCTGCCCGTGCGCGCCGCCTCGCGGACCTCCGGGTAGCGCTCCAGGTCGATGCGCGTGTCCTCCAGGCCGGGAGCGTCGCTGGCCGCCACCACCCGGGCTCCCTCCCCGTTGCGGTCCAACATCACCAGCGCGGCCCGGCCAATGCCGAGCCGCTCGGCGAGCCTGCGGGTGACGTCGTGCAGGAGCGCCTCCACGTCGAGGCTCTCGGCGTAGTCCGCGGTGAGCTCCACCAGCAGCGACAGGTCCTGCTGCCGCCGCATGAGCTCCTGGCGCTCGCGGTGCCGCTCGGCGACGCGGCGCAGCCTCCAGGCGAGCTCGTACGGCGCGCCCCCAGCGGTCATCACCTCCGCGGGCTTCAGGGACTCCAGCGTGGCGAAGGCGGCTTCCGTCGGCTCCACCAGGGCCACCAGGGAGAGCCGGGCCCCCGCGGGCGTGGCGAGCAGCGCCGAGAGCGCGGAGGACCCCTCCGGCGCCGTGAGGTCCACCAGTCCGATGGTGGCCTGCTCCGGCGTCTCCACCACGCGCAATCCCGCCTGGGCCGAGGCACGAGCGAGCGGCTCGCGCTCGGCCGAGGCCGCGGGTACCAGGAGGACGCCAAGGAGAGGCTCGTGGAGGGACACGCCCGGGACTCTACCCCGGCTTCCGCCTCAGGGGCAGTCGGACACCCGCGCGCTCCTGTCCAGTGGAGAACCGCCGACGTCCGGCCCGAGCAACTTTTCCACCGGGCGTGCGTCCCAACCAGCCGGTGGCTCCGGGGGACGGGAACCCGCAAGACGAACGCCCCGGCCCTGAGGGCCGAGGCGTCCGGGAAGAACCCATGATGGAGCGCCATCGTCGTGTCCTCCCATCCATCGTTCTTGCTCCTTCTGACGGAGCTCCCGCGGATCGATTCAATCCGCGGCACGCCCCCACCGGGCCGGCTCGTGCGACACTGCGCTCGATGGGAATGGGACTCCGCTTGAGGGCCTGCGGTGGAGCCTGTCTGACGCTGGCGTTCCTCCTGCCCGCCAGCTCCAAGCTGCGCCCATTCCAGACCCACACAGGGAGATTGTGCACATGGCGGGACAGGCGAAGCTGACCTCGGCGAACGGAGCGGAGCTCCCGGGCAACCCGAGGGCGGCCGAGGGCGGTACCAGCCGCGGCGCGGTGGTCAGCATCCACGAGTGGTGGGGCCTCACGGACCACATTCGCGGCGTGGCGGACCGGCTGGCCCGCGAGGGCTTCACCACGTTCGCTCCGGACCTCTACCGGGGCAAGGTGACTGTGCCGATTACGGGCAGCGTCCGTCCTTCGTGTACGCCGGGCTGATGAGGCTCACCGCGTCGACGGAGCAGCTCGTCACGCCTCGCAGCAGGATGCGGCCGGCGGCACCACCGCCACCACCGCCAGCGCCATAATCCCCCCGACCATTGCCACCATTGGTTGGACTGAGAGCCCCCGCGGCCCCCTGCCCACCATCGCCTCCGTAATCCCCGCCACCAGCGCCACCCAGGGCTCGCGTGTTGCCAGACGTGCTCCCGTCGGACCCGTTGCGCCCGTTGTAGGACGTCGATCCGAAAATACTCGCGCCCTCGCCTCCCCCTCCCCCGTTCGCGGTGAGAATGGCGGGAGCTTCGACGACGACCTGGTCGGCTTCGAGCACCAGCATTCCCCCGCTCCCGCCACCTCCACCACTCGCCGTCTTGGAGTTGGCGGCAGTGCCGCCCTTGCCCCCCGCTCCACTGACGGTCACCACATTCCGCAGGGTCAGCCTGCCCGCCACCGAGAGCTGCAACGACCCACCGCCCGCGCCTCCCACGCCAGGGGTCGTTGGGTTGGGACCGACGCCATCGCCGCCCTGGCAGCCACCGAGCAATGGAGAGAATCCGCTCGCGGCGACGCCACCGCCCCAACCACCGGTCACCCCATCCTCATTGGTGCCACCGTCGCCACCCTTCGTCGCGAAGCCGCCACCCCCACTCCCGCTCCCATCATCACCCGTGACGAAGCCCTGCGCCCCCGTCCGTCCATCGCACCGCACCCCACTCCCCGCGCCCACCTGCGTCTCCGAGAGGACCGAGTTGGCGCGAATCTCGTTGTTCAACGTGGCGTCGCCATACACCGCCAGGATGACCGGGCGCGATCCCACCACCCGCAGAGGCGCGTTCACGTTCAGGTTGCGGACCGGAATCACCACATAGTCGGCGGAGGTCGTCGTGGGCGTGGGTGTGACGAAGCTGCATCCCGACGTCGTCCACGTCCGCGCCGTGGAATCGAAGGTGGCACTGCACGCGATGTTCAGGTCCTCGAGGGTGTTGTGGGTCGCGATGTCCGCCGGGTTGAAGTTGTTCGTGACGGCGTACCTGAACCACTGGCACGTCCCATCCTGCAGACACGTCCCCGTGTTTCCGGCCTCGTGACACACCTTGCCCACCTTCGTGGTGTCCACCGTGAACTGACACGAACCATCGGCGGCACAGGAGCCGCCCGTCTTGCACTCGTTCGGCGGCGGGCAGTAGTCCGTGCTGATGCAGGACCCCGAGCCATTGCACTTGTCCGAGGTGCAGGCCCGGCCGTCGCTGCAGGGCGAATCATTGGGCAGGGGGCCGTACTCGCACACGCCCGACGTGGTGTTGCAGGCTCCCGGGCTCGCATAGCACTGGTTCGGCGGCGTGTTGCACGGCTTCGGCGTACCCGCGCACGTCCCGTTTCCATCGCACTTGTCGTTGTCGGTGCAGATCTTGCCGTCGTCGCAGGTCACCGTCGCGGGCTGCGGGGTGTAGCTGCACGCGCCCGTCGAGGCATTGCAGGTGCCCGTGTTCACGTAGCAGGAGTTCGGCGGCGTGTTGCACATCTTCGGCGTGCCCCCGCACGTCCCATTTCCATCGCACCTGTCGTTGTCGGTGCAGAGATTGCGGTCGTCGCAGGTCGCCGTCGCGGGCAGGGGGGCGTATTCGCACGCGCCACCCTTCTCGGCATTACAGGTGCCCGCGGTCGTGTAACAGGAGTTCGGCGGCGCGTTACACACCTTCGGCGTGCCCTGGCACACGCCCTCCGCGGAGCACTTGTCCCCGGTGGTGCACGCGTTCTCGTCGTTACAGCTCACGTTGGGGGTGATCGAATAGACACACGTTCCCGTGCCGCACGACCCCGCGCCCTGGCACGTCCCCGGATTGTCGCAGGCGGTGTCGCAGCAGATGCCCGCCACGCAGTGGCCCGAGCCGCACATCTCATCGCCCGTGCAGGCCGAGCCGTTGCAATCCGCCTTCCCGTCGCAATTGACGTCGGTGTTGAGGCTGCCCTTTCCATCACACACGGCCCGGGCATCGGGATTCACGCTGGCATCGCCATCGTTGCAGTCCGTGCCACGAATGGCGCTGTCGCTCCCGGTGGTGGCGGCATGGCCGTCCTTGTCCTCGTCCTGGGCCAACAGCTCGAGCGTCGCCGGCACGCTCCCCTTGGCGGGCAGTGTCACCGCCGAGCCCAGGCGGCGTGTCTCGATGGCGGCGCCGCTGCAGTCCGGCGTGGCGTAGGAGGCCACCTCCACCTGGAGCTGCTCGCTCCACTTCTTCTCGCGGTACACGGCGACGATCAGCGTCCGATCCTCGTCCGAGGCCAGCTTGGCGCGCTGGATGAACTCGTCACTCTTGCGCTCGGGGGCCGCTGCATCCTCGGCGGTCACCCGGAGGCAGAGCGGGGTATAGCCCCGATACGTAATGGTGAGGGCCACCGCGCTGTCCGTCACCTTGTTCGAACAGGCGGCGAGGAGCAGGACACAACCGATGATCCACGCGCGACGCATGGCTGGAGAGGATACCCCAGCCCCGAGCGTGCGTCGCCTTCACGTACCACTTCCACTCACTCCTGGGGCGGCTCGGACTCCGGCATCACCAGCTCGAGCCTGTAGCCACGCACCCCAGGAGGCAGGGACACCTCCACGAGCGGATTCTCCGCGAGCAGCTCCGGCGTCACCGGCAACCGGATGAGGCCGTTCACGTCGCTCGTCACGTTGACGCGCCCCTGGCCCGTTCCGAGGAGCACCCGCGCTCCGGAGATCGGCCGCTCATACCCCGGCTCCACCACGCGCAACAGCACGTCTTCCACTCCTCGCGCCTCCCGGGGCTCGAGCCGGGACACCTCCGGTGGCAGCACCTGCCGGTAGTACGGGCGCAACACGCAGGCCGACAGGCCCAGGGACAGCACGGCGGCGCACAGCAGTGGACGCATGGGACGCATGGCTCACTCCATCCAGGCAGGCAGGGGCACGAGGGAGGCGCAGCATACCGGCCGGCCGCTGGTCGCCAAGCACCGCCATGCCCGCCCGGATGCCCGGCCACCAATGAGGCCCCCCCACCTGTCTCCCGCCACGGGATGTCACATCTTCAACAGCACCAGAACCGCGGCGGAGCCTTCCGCCCCCACCCATCGGGAGAGCACGCATGTCCGAAACCATCGACCCCAAGAACCCCAGGCCGCAGACCCGCCGTGAGGTGCTCGAGCGGGGGACGCGCGAGCACCCGGTCCAGGGTGGACCCATGATTCACACCACCGCCACCGAGCCCCTGCCCGACATCGTGGAGAGCAACTACCGCGAGGAGCTGGTGCGCGAGACGCCCGCCAACGGCATGGAGCTCAGGCACCGCGGTGTCGCCATCGGGGCCTTCACCATGGTGTTGATCAGCTCCATCACCTTCTTCATCCCGGGCCTCAACGCCCTGCTGGGTGGACTCTTCGGCGGCTTCTTCGCCAGACGCTGGGGCCGCGCGTTCGCGGCGGCGGCCATCGCCTCGGTGGCGGTGCCCGCGCTCTTCGCCTTCCTCTATGGTTGGGATACGCCCGACATGCTCTACCTCTTCTACGGCCTCGGCTTCTGGGGCTGGAGCCTGCTCAACGCCGCCGGCATGTTCATCGGCGCGGCGGCGGGCGTGTACTCGCGCCCACTGGCGGAGCGGCGTCGCTTCCGGCGCGAAATCTCCGTCCGCTAGCGATTCACGGCCGGGAAAGAGCGAACGGCGCATCATCATTGTTTGAGGTTGGGGCCACGCGGGATGAGGGGAAACACATAGCCCCCCTCATCCCGCGTCCCCGTGTTTCGCCTCACGCATCGATCCTTGGCATTCCATTGGAACCACTGCCTATATTCGGAACAGCGTGGAACCATTGACTTCGCAGGATCAACGGCTTCTGGGGGACCTGCGCACCCTGATAGACACGGTGGAACCTGGAGTGGACGTCCTGCCAGCACTGGTGGACTCGCTCCGGGAGATGCTGCACGCGGAGCGAGTACTCGCCTATGGCGTGGACATCGGGCCCGAGCGCTACCAGGTGAGCTTCCTCCATATCTCTGGCTTTCCCATGACTCTGGAGGAGCGCCTCGAGGGTCTGAAGGGGCTCGTCAGCGCACGGCGCGACCCGTGGGGGTACTTCAATCCTGCCTGTCCCGAGCCCTCCCAACGCAACCGGGTGCTGCAATTCCAGGTCCCCGGGAGGGACACCCCCGTCGAGCTCCTCCTCCAGGAGGAGCGGCTCGCGCCCTGGAAGAAGCTCGGCATCGCCACGGAAGAGCTGGCGCGGATGCACGACCAGGTCCGCGCCGTCATGGGTGACTTCCTCCGGGTGATCGGGATGGAGCAGATGGTCTTCCTGCGCGTGCTCGTCTGCGACGGCCCGGCCCTGCTGGGGTGGGTGGGGGCGATGCGCTCGGCGCCCTTCGAGGCGCGGGAGGTGAGCCTGATGAGGGAGCTCATCCCGTCGATCCAGCGCAGGATGAAGGTGGAGTCGCGCCTGCGCGAGGCGGGGATGCTCAGCGCGGCGCTCGAGGGGGCGCTGGAGGCGATTGGCCAGCCGGCGTTCGTGGTGTCGGCCACCGGCCGAGTGGCGCATGCCAACCACGCGGGGAGGGCGTGGCTCGGGCAGAACGCGGAGCTCGTGGCCGAGGCCCTGAGGAAATACCTGCGCGGCGAGCCCGGGGAGCAGCTGTCCTTCATGCCGTTGCGCCTCGCGGGCGTCCCCCCGCACTACCTGGCCGTCATCCAGGGCGAGCCCGCGCAGTCCTTCGCGCGCATGCACTCGGTGAGCGCGAGCTGGGGGCTCACGGCGCGTGAGACGGAGGTGCTCGGACGGCTGGTGCGCGGTGAGTCCAACAAGGCCATCGCCCTGCACCTGGGTTGCGCGGAGCGCACCGTGGAGGTCCACGTCACCCGCATCCTGGCCAAGGCCCAGGTGGAGAGCCGCTCGGCGCTCATCGCCCGGTGCTTCCTGGCCTCCTGAGCCCGGCGGGCAACCGGACAGAGGACGACACACCCGGCGGAGGAGATGCGGCGCCGTCGGGCCCGCGGGACTAGGATGCGCGCGTGAGCACACCCCGCATCGAGGCCGCCCTCGCCCGCGCCACCGAGGCCGCCCACCGTGGCCCCCATTCGGCGCCGCCCGACGGCCATCCCCGCCCCCGGCACCTCGCCATCGGGGATCCGCAGGCGGACATCACCCGCTTCCTCGCCGTGCTCGACAGGCATGGCCTGCTCGGCGCGGATGGCTGGCTGCGGCCAGAGGTCCAGCTCGTGTCGGTGGGGGATCACTTCGACTGGGGCAAGGCCCACGAGCGCGAGGAGATGGCCACGAGCGCGCTGAGGCTGGTCGCCTGGATGGCCGCGCACCCGGCCGACCAGGCGGTGCTGCTGCTGGGCAACCACGACCTGGGCCGGGTGGGCGAGCTGGCCGGCTTCACCGACGCACGCTTCGCCGCCGCCCAGGCTCGAGCGGACCTCCTCTACCGGGGGGACGACACCGACGAGGCGAGCGAGCGCGAGTTCCTCTCCCACTACCCGGAGGTGCCCAACGTCGAGCTGGTGGCCCGCGACTTCGGCAACTTCCGCGAGATTCAACGGGACTGGGTGGCCTGGCTGCTGCGCGCCGGGCGCTTCCGGGTGGCCCACGCCGCGGCGGAGCACCTGC contains:
- a CDS encoding dienelactone hydrolase family protein, whose product is MAGQAKLTSANGAELPGNPRAAEGGTSRGAVVSIHEWWGLTDHIRGVADRLAREGFTTFAPDLYRGKVTVPITGSVRPSCTPG
- a CDS encoding putative metal-binding motif-containing protein, which translates into the protein MRRAWIIGCVLLLAACSNKVTDSAVALTITYRGYTPLCLRVTAEDAAAPERKSDEFIQRAKLASDEDRTLIVAVYREKKWSEQLQVEVASYATPDCSGAAIETRRLGSAVTLPAKGSVPATLELLAQDEDKDGHAATTGSDSAIRGTDCNDGDASVNPDARAVCDGKGSLNTDVNCDGKADCNGSACTGDEMCGSGHCVAGICCDTACDNPGTCQGAGSCGTGTCVYSITPNVSCNDENACTTGDKCSAEGVCQGTPKVCNAPPNSCYTTAGTCNAEKGGACEYAPLPATATCDDRNLCTDNDRCDGNGTCGGTPKMCNTPPNSCYVNTGTCNASTGACSYTPQPATVTCDDGKICTDNDKCDGNGTCAGTPKPCNTPPNQCYASPGACNTTSGVCEYGPLPNDSPCSDGRACTSDKCNGSGSCISTDYCPPPNECKTGGSCAADGSCQFTVDTTKVGKVCHEAGNTGTCLQDGTCQWFRYAVTNNFNPADIATHNTLEDLNIACSATFDSTARTWTTSGCSFVTPTPTTTSADYVVIPVRNLNVNAPLRVVGSRPVILAVYGDATLNNEIRANSVLSETQVGAGSGVRCDGRTGAQGFVTGDDGSGSGGGGFATKGGDGGTNEDGVTGGWGGGVAASGFSPLLGGCQGGDGVGPNPTTPGVGGAGGGSLQLSVAGRLTLRNVVTVSGAGGKGGTAANSKTASGGGGGSGGMLVLEADQVVVEAPAILTANGGGGGEGASIFGSTSYNGRNGSDGSTSGNTRALGGAGGGDYGGDGGQGAAGALSPTNGGNGRGDYGAGGGGGGAAGRILLRGVTSCSVDAVSLISPAYTKDGRCP
- a CDS encoding general secretion pathway protein GspE, which produces MARKRIGELLLERGAITAAQLEAALHAQQRTHQRLGAALVSLGAITEKTLAHALSEALGVPVMDLTARTPDWSAIHLLRPRFCEQHELFPVALETLGGRRLLVVAMADPLDSAAIQEMEFTTGLKVSPRVAPLSTVRAAIQRYYHRAPAAPEPVPEANEDDVEEIIVGEELPPGEHTRRVSLEELIQQREQQRRRRRDQSRPSAAKRAGDISAELDSLFGDVLPAAPVAEDPVEELERKFWALMRIMARKGLLTKEDFTRELDDGSEG
- a CDS encoding PAS domain S-box protein, whose amino-acid sequence is MSLHEPLLGVLLVPAASAEREPLARASAQAGLRVVETPEQATIGLVDLTAPEGSSALSALLATPAGARLSLVALVEPTEAAFATLESLKPAEVMTAGGAPYELAWRLRRVAERHRERQELMRRQQDLSLLVELTADYAESLDVEALLHDVTRRLAERLGIGRAALVMLDRNGEGARVVAASDAPGLEDTRIDLERYPEVREAARTGRSVVVEDASNHPLLEGVQNEVAARGIHTLAALPLHIRGEVRGVLLLRASGGDRRTFAPHELDFLNTVAHATAVALRNASLLQSVRGQTEREMSARIAAEAKAASLETYHLFFANVREGVAILDDRACVLSLNPAGESILETPSESAYGRHLVEVTHPLDETVLMELVTAARRGESRSDVDMMVRAPGGRRLTLSFSAAPLEDGRRAIILSFRDVTQARQLADELHHTKDFLERLIDSSVDAIVSADMRGHVILFNKGAEALFGYTAQQALGGMHVNQLYPPGVARGIMRQLRSPDFGGRGRLSVCRQDVVNRLGQLVPVNMTASIIYEGGREVASVGIFTDLRDRMELERKLSDVENRLEESEKNAVIVALAGTAAHELNQPLTSVMGYAELLKRRLKEEDSSYKPVDIIYREAERMAEIVRKIGRITRYETKAYMGSQQILDLDKASSHDD
- a CDS encoding helix-turn-helix transcriptional regulator, whose translation is MDVLPALVDSLREMLHAERVLAYGVDIGPERYQVSFLHISGFPMTLEERLEGLKGLVSARRDPWGYFNPACPEPSQRNRVLQFQVPGRDTPVELLLQEERLAPWKKLGIATEELARMHDQVRAVMGDFLRVIGMEQMVFLRVLVCDGPALLGWVGAMRSAPFEAREVSLMRELIPSIQRRMKVESRLREAGMLSAALEGALEAIGQPAFVVSATGRVAHANHAGRAWLGQNAELVAEALRKYLRGEPGEQLSFMPLRLAGVPPHYLAVIQGEPAQSFARMHSVSASWGLTARETEVLGRLVRGESNKAIALHLGCAERTVEVHVTRILAKAQVESRSALIARCFLAS
- a CDS encoding sensor histidine kinase: MTTESRRVSLPEGPSAEDFRAFFETVELPSALCDTGLRLQLGNTAFARFCFDHGLTVEQMMESLSGARVPDDGASCVVEVPLPQGGVVVMELARRGACVSVVGRRESELMRGQLVVVEQALLEQARTEGVLLDLGRSVAEAGSEEELVAAVARGVKELFPGRTFCIRIIDARTGVLTSLYAEGRLKEGSREPLVLKRSAVGKLHLSADAIPEGRVVVAAQVPLLFESSTGGVSAPLVASGQLYGVINLEYPATLREDVDLAQDERVLVQLANQVAVAVKNAKLIDELTFVRKYLEELLEKANALILVANRDKKVVVFNQAISRLTGFAKEEVLGQDVFTLVPEDEHLRLASVLAAALRGEPVPNFELRLLTRTGEARVSFATSSALTSQGEVEGVMAIGQDVTVVEQLEQRVIHAEKLASMGQLAASVAHEINNPMTAVVMSAESLLQRAMMMGSAGAADAEKLRKILESGQRILRFTRDLTSYARPAKDKPERVQLNALLDRALGYCEHVVTQARVKVERDYGELPPLSAVPANLEQVFVNLITNACHAMQPGGQICLRTRREGREAVVWVKDTGSGIDPANLSRIFEPFFTTKMEGRGTGLGLSIVQRIVEKHGGQLRVESALGQGTTFTVRLPLAD
- a CDS encoding metallophosphoesterase; protein product: MSTPRIEAALARATEAAHRGPHSAPPDGHPRPRHLAIGDPQADITRFLAVLDRHGLLGADGWLRPEVQLVSVGDHFDWGKAHEREEMATSALRLVAWMAAHPADQAVLLLGNHDLGRVGELAGFTDARFAAAQARADLLYRGDDTDEASEREFLSHYPEVPNVELVARDFGNFREIQRDWVAWLLRAGRFRVAHAAAEHLLVLHAGVTREDLHLVGVPESLQAHAPTVADTLNRALDEAVADWKQGPFSIPGLHHPGSAAYGEGRGIFYQRASLLPEDAPWRAATPRRRFDPYRLPPGLVQVVGHTRDKRSRELLMLPLEETRDGVLRHLVTDGTTLHYRHGPPPPTGPGEAVLVFTDGGMRESPLERFELFDLDAREPARPMEDAPRGGQG